Proteins co-encoded in one Leucobacter exalbidus genomic window:
- a CDS encoding amino acid ABC transporter permease gives MTEQQPSGGGAVTHREPEQLQAIKLRHPWRNVFAAVIILVAVLFIYDTAFNRSVYNWGEVGKYLFDVRIMQGVGYTLQLTIYSMVIAVALGITMAVMRQSPNPVVSSVAWVYLWLFRGTPVYVQLVFWGLVPTIYKSLELGIPWTEAVVSLNTKDLLSYFTLAVIGLALNEAAYMAEIVRAGLLSVDEGQAEASKALGLGWWHTMSRVILPQAMRVIIPPTGNELISMLKTTSLVTAVPFTLDVYGRQRDIAAVTYQPVPMLIVASVWYLVVTSILMVGQYFLEKHFAKGVTKRPDVMKPSIETSSISVVGEHGGQTTPTYPSAGGGRSIVPPHERPGGGGA, from the coding sequence ATGACTGAACAACAACCCTCTGGGGGCGGGGCAGTGACGCACCGCGAACCCGAGCAGTTACAAGCGATCAAGCTCAGGCATCCCTGGCGCAACGTGTTTGCAGCCGTGATCATTCTGGTCGCCGTTCTCTTCATCTATGACACCGCGTTCAACCGCTCGGTGTACAACTGGGGCGAGGTGGGCAAGTACCTCTTCGACGTGCGCATCATGCAGGGCGTGGGGTACACGCTGCAGCTCACGATCTACTCCATGGTGATCGCGGTCGCCCTGGGCATCACGATGGCCGTGATGCGCCAGTCGCCCAACCCCGTGGTGAGCTCGGTGGCCTGGGTGTACCTGTGGCTGTTCCGCGGCACCCCCGTGTACGTGCAGCTCGTGTTCTGGGGCCTCGTGCCCACGATCTACAAGTCCCTCGAGCTGGGTATCCCGTGGACCGAGGCCGTGGTCTCGCTCAACACGAAGGATCTGCTCAGCTACTTCACGCTCGCCGTGATCGGCCTCGCGCTCAACGAGGCCGCCTATATGGCCGAGATCGTGCGCGCCGGCCTGCTCTCGGTCGATGAGGGTCAGGCCGAGGCGTCGAAGGCGCTTGGCCTCGGCTGGTGGCACACAATGAGCCGGGTGATCTTGCCGCAGGCGATGCGCGTGATCATTCCGCCGACGGGCAACGAGCTCATCTCGATGCTGAAAACGACCTCGCTGGTGACGGCGGTGCCGTTCACACTCGACGTCTACGGGCGGCAGCGCGACATCGCCGCCGTGACCTACCAGCCGGTGCCGATGCTGATCGTGGCGTCGGTCTGGTATCTCGTGGTGACCTCGATTCTGATGGTGGGCCAGTACTTCCTTGAGAAGCACTTCGCCAAGGGCGTCACGAAGCGCCCCGACGTAATGAAGCCGTCAATCGAAACCTCAAGCATTTCGGTGGTCGGTGAGCACGGGGGCCAGACAACCCCCACGTACCCCAGTGCAGGAGGCGGCAGAAGTATCGTGCCGCCGCATGAACGACCAGGAGGGGGCGGAGCATGA
- a CDS encoding ABC transporter substrate-binding protein produces the protein MKIKLAIPAIAAAALLALTGCTNADGVEREQVSTDVIEGIKADPAAVKLLPADVAESGELRIGVNPNYAPIEYKDENGVAIGWGIDLGDAVAAKLGLTPKWEHMNFDSIIPRVQEGGLDMSSSSFTDTVERQKSVDFVNYLNAGSQWAAKVGEDVDPENACGLTVAVKATTIQEQTELPARSEKCVAAGKEPIEILILDQQPEVTQAVIDGRAVAFSADSPVSGDAAVQLSDQIELVGEVFDAAPYGLVTPKDSELTKAVQAAMQSLMDDGTYLEILTSAGAQDGALTEATINAGEK, from the coding sequence ATGAAGATCAAACTCGCTATTCCGGCGATTGCCGCCGCAGCCCTTCTCGCCCTCACCGGGTGCACCAACGCTGACGGCGTTGAGCGCGAACAGGTGAGCACCGACGTCATCGAGGGCATCAAAGCCGATCCAGCCGCTGTTAAACTGCTGCCCGCAGACGTTGCAGAATCGGGCGAGCTGCGCATCGGCGTCAACCCGAACTACGCCCCCATCGAGTACAAAGATGAGAACGGTGTGGCCATCGGCTGGGGCATTGACCTCGGCGATGCTGTGGCTGCAAAGCTCGGGCTCACTCCCAAATGGGAGCACATGAACTTCGACAGCATCATTCCGCGCGTGCAAGAGGGCGGGCTCGACATGAGCTCGTCGTCGTTCACCGACACGGTGGAGCGTCAGAAGTCAGTCGACTTCGTGAACTACCTCAACGCTGGCTCGCAGTGGGCCGCGAAGGTGGGCGAAGACGTTGACCCCGAGAACGCGTGCGGGCTGACCGTCGCGGTCAAGGCCACCACCATCCAAGAGCAGACTGAGCTGCCCGCGCGCAGCGAAAAGTGCGTCGCTGCCGGCAAAGAGCCGATCGAGATTCTGATTCTCGACCAGCAGCCCGAGGTAACGCAGGCCGTCATCGACGGTCGCGCCGTGGCATTCTCGGCAGACTCACCCGTCTCGGGTGATGCCGCCGTGCAGCTGTCAGATCAGATTGAGCTCGTCGGCGAGGTGTTTGACGCCGCACCATACGGTCTCGTAACCCCCAAGGACAGCGAGCTCACGAAGGCCGTGCAGGCGGCTATGCAGTCGCTGATGGACGACGGCACCTACCTCGAGATCCTCACCAGCGCGGGCGCGCAGGATGGTGCGCTGACCGAAGCCACGATCAACGCCGGTGAGAAGTAG
- a CDS encoding response regulator, producing the protein MTTSVMLIDDHPVVRSGLRAVLEQHGGITVVGEAGTGEAGVELARAVRPDVVLCDLRLGSGIDGIETTRQLCALPEPPAVLILTTFDRDAELIGAVEAGAAGYLLKDVAPEAIIAGIEQAAAGGLYLPGELAARVLDVMRRPRPQLTQREIEVLTLAATGAANREIARDLFVSEATVKSHLSHIFGKLGVDSRSRAIRVAGDAGLI; encoded by the coding sequence ATGACCACGAGCGTGATGCTGATCGATGACCACCCCGTCGTGCGCAGCGGGCTGCGCGCGGTGCTCGAACAACACGGCGGCATCACGGTGGTCGGCGAAGCCGGCACCGGGGAGGCCGGCGTTGAACTCGCACGGGCGGTGCGGCCCGATGTGGTGCTGTGTGATCTGCGGCTGGGATCCGGAATCGATGGAATCGAGACCACCCGGCAGCTGTGCGCCCTCCCTGAGCCGCCCGCCGTGTTGATTCTCACCACCTTCGACCGCGATGCCGAGCTCATCGGTGCGGTGGAGGCGGGGGCCGCCGGCTACCTTTTAAAGGACGTGGCGCCCGAGGCCATCATTGCGGGCATCGAACAGGCGGCGGCGGGCGGGCTGTACCTGCCGGGCGAGCTCGCGGCGCGGGTGCTCGACGTGATGCGCCGGCCGCGCCCCCAGCTGACACAGCGCGAGATTGAGGTACTCACCCTCGCGGCCACCGGGGCTGCGAATCGCGAGATCGCGCGCGACCTGTTCGTGTCTGAGGCCACCGTGAAAAGTCACCTGTCGCATATTTTTGGCAAGCTCGGCGTGGATAGTCGGTCGCGGGCGATCAGGGTCGCCGGTGACGCCGGGCTGATTTAA
- a CDS encoding sensor histidine kinase, producing the protein MDIVSSPLDQAATAAGRLGPAAATARAMRLGQYAIAAVLTVIGVVRAITDGTAAPAAVAAGLAVLVWHGAGALLPAKSRRVTIVWWFVGLAVVWGVAVAVSAEFVWLAFLLWLLAGHLLPGWWALGFSALVYAVVVAAPLIHHGATSYANLFGPLIGGVFALGISRGYLQLLHDAVERERLVDSLTRARHETELLQDELALTQRRSGAMGERARIARDIHDTVAQGLSSIRLIAHAEALDRIEMIAGESLTDVRRIIAALTPAELEDGALEGALARLVARFVQDSDTGLPPQATPMRAQLHVDPATPQLSVATEVALLRVAQSALANVRQHAGATRTEVTLSAAGGQVRLDVRDDGVGFTVTEWEAGNGVPNDAGRTSFGLRLMRDRLRDLGGGLDIESAPGEGCAVSAYLPIGAASTPLPTPAPTPAAAPTQPSSQQLDETEATR; encoded by the coding sequence ATGGACATCGTGAGCTCACCCCTGGACCAGGCCGCGACTGCCGCGGGGCGTCTCGGCCCTGCGGCAGCGACCGCGCGGGCCATGCGCCTCGGGCAGTACGCCATCGCGGCGGTGCTCACGGTGATCGGGGTGGTGCGCGCGATCACCGACGGCACGGCTGCCCCGGCCGCGGTTGCCGCGGGCCTCGCGGTGCTGGTGTGGCACGGCGCGGGCGCGCTGCTGCCCGCGAAATCCCGGCGCGTCACGATCGTGTGGTGGTTCGTGGGGCTGGCCGTGGTGTGGGGCGTTGCCGTCGCGGTTTCGGCCGAGTTTGTGTGGCTCGCATTCTTGCTCTGGCTGCTCGCCGGCCACCTGCTGCCCGGCTGGTGGGCCCTCGGGTTCTCGGCGCTCGTGTACGCCGTGGTCGTGGCCGCGCCGCTCATTCACCACGGCGCTACGAGTTACGCCAACCTCTTCGGCCCCCTCATCGGCGGGGTGTTCGCGCTGGGAATCTCGCGTGGCTACCTGCAACTGCTGCACGATGCGGTCGAACGCGAACGGCTCGTCGACTCATTGACGCGCGCCCGACACGAAACCGAGCTGCTGCAAGACGAACTCGCCCTCACCCAGCGCCGCTCGGGAGCGATGGGCGAGCGCGCCCGCATCGCCCGCGACATTCATGACACGGTCGCCCAGGGCCTGTCTTCGATCAGGCTCATCGCGCACGCCGAGGCGCTCGACCGCATCGAAATGATCGCGGGCGAGAGCCTCACCGATGTGCGCCGGATCATTGCAGCCCTCACCCCCGCCGAGCTTGAAGACGGTGCGCTCGAGGGGGCGCTGGCGCGCCTCGTGGCGCGCTTCGTGCAGGACAGCGATACTGGGCTGCCGCCCCAGGCCACCCCCATGCGCGCGCAGCTGCACGTCGACCCCGCGACGCCCCAGTTGTCGGTGGCCACCGAGGTGGCGCTTCTGCGCGTGGCCCAGTCGGCGCTCGCGAATGTGCGCCAGCACGCGGGGGCGACGCGCACCGAGGTGACGCTGTCGGCCGCGGGTGGGCAGGTGCGCCTTGACGTGCGTGACGACGGCGTCGGGTTTACCGTGACTGAGTGGGAAGCGGGCAACGGTGTGCCAAACGATGCCGGGCGCACCAGCTTTGGGCTGCGCCTGATGCGTGATCGCCTGCGCGATCTTGGCGGCGGGCTCGATATTGAAAGCGCGCCAGGCGAGGGCTGCGCGGTGAGCGCCTATCTGCCTATCGGTGCCGCCTCAACGCCACTACCGACGCCGGCCCCAACCCCAGCTGCGGCCCCGACCCAACCTAGTTCGCAGCAGTTAGATGAGACGGAGGCCACCCGATGA
- a CDS encoding ABC transporter substrate-binding protein — protein sequence MKIRYALPAFAAAALLTLTGCVNNDSGTDTEAPAESGGSSVTVDEAAVALLPAEVKESGELLIGTDAEYPPNEYKDGDGNPVGWGVELATAVSEKLGLTPSWEILGFDSIIPRIQEGGLNMGSSSFTDTVERQKSVDFVNFLNAGSQWAAAPGSDVDPENACGLTIAVQATTVQDTDELPAKSKACTDAGEKAIEVLRFDGQPEVTQAVIDGRAAAFSADSPVTGDAVTKLDGQLELVGDLFDAAPYGFATQKDSDMTAAVQAALQSLMDDGTYLEILTSAGIESGALTEATINAGAN from the coding sequence ATGAAGATTCGCTACGCGCTTCCTGCCTTTGCTGCAGCCGCGCTTCTCACCCTGACCGGCTGCGTCAACAACGACTCAGGCACCGACACCGAAGCCCCCGCCGAATCGGGCGGTTCTTCGGTCACCGTCGACGAGGCAGCGGTTGCGCTGCTGCCAGCCGAGGTGAAGGAATCTGGCGAGCTACTCATCGGCACCGACGCCGAGTACCCGCCCAACGAATACAAGGACGGTGACGGCAACCCCGTCGGCTGGGGCGTTGAGCTCGCGACCGCCGTTTCAGAAAAGCTCGGGCTGACCCCCTCATGGGAGATCCTCGGCTTCGACAGCATTATTCCGCGCATTCAAGAGGGCGGCCTAAACATGGGCTCGTCTTCGTTCACCGACACCGTTGAGCGTCAGAAGTCAGTCGACTTCGTCAACTTCCTCAACGCCGGTAGCCAGTGGGCTGCGGCTCCCGGCTCAGACGTCGACCCCGAGAACGCGTGCGGGCTGACGATTGCTGTGCAGGCCACGACGGTGCAAGACACCGACGAGCTGCCCGCGAAGTCGAAGGCGTGCACCGACGCCGGCGAAAAGGCCATCGAGGTGTTGCGCTTTGACGGCCAGCCCGAGGTCACGCAGGCCGTGATCGACGGCCGCGCCGCCGCATTCTCGGCCGACTCGCCCGTCACCGGCGACGCGGTCACGAAGCTCGACGGCCAGCTCGAGCTGGTCGGCGACCTGTTCGACGCCGCCCCCTACGGTTTCGCTACGCAGAAGGACAGCGACATGACGGCGGCCGTGCAGGCAGCACTGCAGTCACTCATGGATGACGGTACCTACCTCGAGATTCTGACCTCGGCCGGTATCGAGTCGGGTGCGCTCACCGAGGCGACCATCAACGCAGGCGCCAACTAA
- a CDS encoding sensor histidine kinase, with the protein MHAPASPSALSRLWRALPVVVILALATVYVLTVSAGILGAVTAAEFWVIVTALVGQAALLAARYRWPLAVLLGVIVLDWPMLMIWHGEVTVGSAAVMMAMYTVRRTSPASRAYLWAAAGALATAAVMYITLGASDELLAEWRLPAAAGQAVATFALPLVIAEVVLVQTRLATVLRERAELAERDRERNAREAVQLERNLIARELHDIAAHHLTGIILTNQAARALLKRDPDQVSGYLDTIQTEARTALENVRQTVGLLRTDGETDLAPAPALSDLPQLIAEYRERGLAIEFAETGERVALGPIAGISAYRTVQESLANAAKHAPGSACAVTVEWGGGDTVAGLPSLRISVTNTQATRAAAIETSLIPAGGNGLIGMRERAALTGGTLVAGPRVDGGWAVELTIPAESSP; encoded by the coding sequence ATGCATGCGCCCGCCAGCCCCTCCGCCCTCTCGCGGCTCTGGCGGGCGCTGCCTGTGGTGGTGATCCTGGCGCTCGCCACCGTGTACGTGCTCACCGTCTCAGCGGGCATCTTGGGGGCGGTGACGGCGGCAGAGTTCTGGGTGATCGTCACAGCCCTCGTCGGCCAGGCCGCCCTGCTCGCGGCGCGGTATCGGTGGCCGCTGGCCGTGCTGCTGGGCGTGATCGTGCTCGATTGGCCGATGCTGATGATCTGGCACGGCGAGGTCACGGTGGGCTCTGCCGCGGTGATGATGGCGATGTACACCGTGCGGCGCACGAGCCCGGCCTCCCGGGCCTACCTGTGGGCCGCCGCCGGAGCCCTCGCGACCGCCGCCGTGATGTACATCACGCTGGGGGCGAGCGATGAATTGCTGGCCGAGTGGCGCTTGCCCGCCGCGGCTGGGCAGGCCGTCGCCACCTTCGCCCTGCCGCTGGTGATCGCCGAGGTCGTGCTCGTGCAGACCCGCCTCGCCACGGTGCTGCGCGAGCGTGCCGAGCTCGCCGAGCGCGACCGCGAGCGCAACGCCCGCGAGGCGGTGCAGCTCGAACGCAACCTGATCGCGCGCGAGCTGCACGACATCGCAGCCCACCACCTGACGGGCATCATCCTCACGAATCAGGCGGCGCGGGCGCTGCTGAAGCGTGATCCGGATCAGGTCAGTGGCTACCTCGATACCATTCAGACCGAGGCCCGCACCGCGCTCGAAAATGTACGGCAGACGGTCGGGTTGCTGCGCACCGACGGCGAAACCGATCTCGCCCCGGCGCCCGCGCTCAGCGACCTGCCCCAGCTCATCGCCGAGTATCGCGAGCGGGGCCTGGCGATCGAGTTCGCCGAGACCGGCGAGCGTGTGGCGCTCGGCCCGATCGCGGGGATCTCTGCCTACCGCACGGTGCAGGAGTCACTTGCGAACGCCGCCAAACACGCCCCCGGATCAGCCTGCGCCGTCACCGTCGAGTGGGGCGGCGGTGACACCGTTGCGGGGCTCCCCAGCTTGCGCATCAGCGTCACCAACACCCAGGCCACCCGCGCCGCGGCGATCGAAACGTCGCTGATTCCCGCGGGCGGCAACGGCCTAATCGGCATGCGTGAGCGTGCAGCGCTCACCGGAGGCACCCTCGTGGCCGGCCCCCGCGTTGATGGCGGGTGGGCCGTCGAACTCACGATCCCAGCAGAGAGCAGCCCATGA
- a CDS encoding response regulator transcription factor, giving the protein MIRVLIADDQAIVRAGLTVVLEAETDLTVVGQAADGYEAARLAAELQPDVVCMDIRMPGRDGIQATRDIVAEHPHIGVLVVTTFDLDDYVFGALEAGAAGFLLKGSDETTITQAIRSVAAGDGTLDQRLTRRVLTEFAQRRPAPEAQRTNIAEHLTPREIEILVLLSQGHSNKEIAAQLFIEPTTVKYHLASLLTKTGTRDRLQVALWALRSGIVQ; this is encoded by the coding sequence ATGATTCGCGTACTCATCGCCGACGACCAAGCCATCGTGCGCGCGGGCCTCACCGTCGTACTCGAGGCCGAAACAGACCTCACGGTCGTGGGCCAGGCCGCCGATGGCTACGAAGCGGCCAGGCTTGCCGCCGAGCTGCAGCCCGATGTCGTGTGCATGGACATTCGCATGCCCGGGCGCGACGGCATTCAAGCCACCCGCGACATCGTTGCCGAGCACCCCCACATCGGGGTGCTTGTGGTCACCACGTTCGATCTTGACGACTACGTCTTTGGTGCGCTCGAAGCGGGGGCTGCCGGGTTCCTACTGAAAGGGTCAGACGAGACCACCATCACCCAGGCCATTCGCTCGGTCGCCGCGGGCGACGGCACCCTCGACCAGCGACTCACGCGGCGCGTGCTCACCGAGTTCGCGCAGCGGCGACCCGCCCCCGAAGCCCAACGCACGAACATCGCCGAGCACCTCACCCCGCGCGAAATCGAGATTCTCGTGCTGCTGAGCCAGGGGCACTCAAACAAAGAGATCGCGGCGCAGCTGTTCATCGAGCCCACCACCGTGAAATACCACCTGGCCAGCCTGCTCACGAAAACCGGCACGAGAGACCGACTGCAGGTGGCGCTGTGGGCGCTGCGCAGCGGCATCGTGCAGTAA
- a CDS encoding phosphohydrolase, protein MTNAAQLTPTEAIALAARAEAIATILHRGQADRNGDDYIEHPRRVAARFDPETDPLAHAAAWLHDTIEDCEVLPEDLRDAKIPHPVIDAVLFLTRRPGLADDDYYRAIRRDPIALRVKLADIDDNTDPVRTAQLDEATRERLARKYAHAREVLLG, encoded by the coding sequence ATGACGAACGCGGCCCAGCTCACCCCCACCGAAGCGATTGCCCTCGCGGCTCGCGCCGAAGCCATCGCGACGATTCTGCACCGCGGGCAGGCCGACAGAAACGGTGACGACTACATTGAGCACCCGCGCCGGGTCGCGGCACGATTCGACCCCGAGACCGACCCGCTGGCACACGCAGCGGCCTGGCTGCACGACACAATCGAAGACTGCGAAGTACTGCCCGAAGACCTGCGCGATGCGAAGATTCCCCACCCGGTGATTGACGCCGTGCTGTTTCTGACGCGACGCCCGGGCCTCGCCGATGATGACTACTACCGGGCGATCAGACGCGACCCCATCGCCCTGCGCGTGAAGCTCGCCGATATTGATGACAACACCGACCCCGTGCGCACCGCACAGCTTGACGAGGCTACACGCGAGCGGCTCGCACGCAAGTACGCCCACGCCCGCGAGGTGCTGCTGGGCTGA
- a CDS encoding MMPL family transporter yields MTQTGMFTGPSRGLAGKLSRGLTSRRGARISLIAVLVGVLALFGLLSGAEAPGGNAQAPATSESMRASELLAIFEGADVQPVLVVATRTAGGPLTQADQAALQALAPQLTQLSDNEATGPMLSDDGEAGVLVVPVNAPAHSTNTDSATADSASDAPTTADAVAQLRADLGEHEVPGLTMQVTGGPAFGADVAAAFDGADFTLLFVTILIVAILLIATYRSPVLWLVPLTVVALSDWLASLATAALGSALELQFDAGIISVLVFGAGTNYALLLISRYREELLLTDDHRRALAAAWRGSAPAIVASNVTVVLSLATLAFAVIPGTRGLGLSAALGLVIALGMVLFALPPVLAICGRRVFWPFVPRPGQAPKRAGLWQRTASFVVRTPGRSIIAAGLLLAVMMTGLAGTTVGLTQLDKFRVPAESAAGLETLSQHFPAGEAQPTLIVTQSAQAGDVVAAVRDIDGVVRAHPAGETKNGELTKIMVTGEYAPGSPAALDQVTQIRAAVHAIPAAEALVGGGGATDLDARAGNERDLLVIAPLILLVSFVVLLVLLRSLVAPVLLLITNVASAAAAIGAGAWLSRTLMGQHALDAQVPLLAFLFLVALGIDYSIFLVHRARDEAVAHGTRDGMVRAVTHTGGVITSAGIVLAAVFAALGVLPLVVLGQLGLIVGVGVIVDTLVVRTVIVPALFGLLGDRIWWPGGGARRANDAAASH; encoded by the coding sequence ATGACTCAAACTGGCATGTTTACGGGCCCTTCGCGGGGGCTGGCGGGGAAGCTTTCGCGTGGGCTCACTTCGCGGCGGGGCGCCCGCATCTCACTTATCGCGGTGCTCGTGGGGGTACTCGCACTCTTTGGGCTGCTCTCGGGCGCCGAGGCCCCTGGCGGCAACGCGCAGGCCCCGGCCACCTCTGAATCGATGCGGGCCAGCGAGCTGCTGGCAATATTTGAGGGCGCCGATGTGCAACCCGTGTTGGTGGTGGCCACGCGCACCGCGGGCGGCCCGCTTACGCAGGCTGACCAGGCCGCCCTGCAGGCGCTCGCCCCGCAGCTCACGCAGCTGTCTGATAACGAAGCCACGGGGCCCATGCTCAGCGATGACGGTGAGGCGGGGGTACTCGTCGTGCCGGTGAACGCACCCGCTCACTCAACCAACACTGACTCAGCCACCGCCGACTCAGCGAGTGACGCCCCGACCACCGCCGACGCGGTGGCGCAGCTGCGGGCCGACCTCGGGGAGCACGAGGTGCCCGGCCTCACCATGCAGGTGACCGGCGGCCCTGCCTTCGGCGCCGATGTCGCCGCCGCCTTTGATGGCGCCGACTTCACCCTGCTCTTCGTGACCATTCTGATCGTCGCCATCCTGCTGATCGCCACCTACCGCTCACCCGTGCTGTGGCTCGTGCCGCTCACCGTGGTGGCCCTGTCAGACTGGCTGGCCAGCCTCGCTACCGCGGCGCTGGGCAGCGCCCTCGAGCTACAGTTCGACGCCGGCATCATCAGCGTGCTCGTGTTTGGCGCCGGCACCAATTACGCCCTGCTGCTGATCTCGAGGTATCGCGAAGAACTGCTGCTCACCGACGACCATCGGCGGGCGCTCGCCGCGGCCTGGCGGGGGAGCGCCCCCGCCATCGTGGCCTCGAACGTCACCGTCGTGCTGTCGCTTGCGACCCTCGCCTTCGCGGTGATCCCCGGCACGCGCGGGCTCGGCCTGTCTGCCGCGTTGGGGCTCGTCATCGCCCTCGGCATGGTGCTGTTTGCCCTGCCGCCCGTGCTCGCGATCTGCGGCCGGCGCGTGTTCTGGCCGTTCGTGCCGCGCCCAGGCCAAGCGCCCAAGCGGGCCGGGCTGTGGCAGCGCACCGCCTCCTTCGTGGTGCGCACACCCGGCCGCTCGATCATCGCCGCGGGCCTCTTGCTCGCGGTCATGATGACCGGGCTTGCGGGCACCACCGTCGGCCTCACCCAGCTCGACAAGTTTCGGGTGCCCGCAGAGTCGGCGGCCGGGCTCGAAACGCTGTCACAGCATTTCCCCGCCGGCGAAGCGCAGCCCACACTCATCGTGACGCAGTCGGCGCAGGCGGGCGACGTGGTGGCCGCCGTGCGCGACATCGACGGTGTGGTGCGCGCACACCCCGCGGGCGAAACAAAGAACGGTGAGCTCACCAAAATCATGGTGACGGGCGAATACGCGCCCGGGTCACCGGCCGCGCTCGACCAGGTCACGCAGATTCGCGCGGCCGTGCACGCGATCCCGGCAGCCGAAGCGCTCGTGGGCGGCGGCGGGGCCACCGACCTTGACGCCCGGGCGGGCAACGAACGTGACCTGCTCGTCATTGCGCCGCTGATTTTGCTCGTCAGCTTTGTGGTGCTGCTCGTGCTGCTGCGGTCACTCGTCGCCCCAGTGTTGCTGCTGATCACCAACGTCGCCAGCGCCGCCGCCGCAATCGGGGCCGGTGCGTGGCTGAGCCGCACGCTCATGGGCCAGCACGCGCTCGACGCACAGGTTCCACTGTTGGCCTTCCTGTTTCTGGTGGCGCTGGGTATCGACTACTCGATCTTTCTGGTGCATCGGGCCCGCGACGAGGCCGTCGCACACGGCACCCGCGACGGCATGGTGCGCGCCGTCACCCACACCGGCGGTGTGATTACGAGCGCAGGAATCGTGCTGGCCGCCGTCTTCGCGGCGCTCGGGGTGCTGCCGCTCGTCGTGCTCGGGCAGCTGGGCCTCATCGTGGGCGTCGGTGTGATCGTTGACACCCTCGTCGTGCGCACGGTGATCGTTCCCGCCCTGTTTGGGTTGCTGGGTGACCGCATCTGGTGGCCCGGCGGAGGGGCACGTCGCGCAAACGACGCCGCGGCCTCACACTAA